Proteins from a single region of Paraglaciecola sp. T6c:
- the ispF gene encoding 2-C-methyl-D-erythritol 2,4-cyclodiphosphate synthase: MNLRIGHGYDVHKFGDSGPITICGVKIDYEQGLLAHSDGDVALHALCDALLGALALGDIGGHFPDTDAQFKGADSRALLRHVMTLVNEHGYEIGNLDLTIVAQAPKMAPHIQAMRENIRQDVNAQLNQVNVKATTTEKLGFAGRKEGIACYAVVLLNKSIAA, from the coding sequence ATGAATTTACGTATAGGTCACGGTTACGACGTGCATAAATTTGGTGATAGCGGCCCCATCACGATTTGCGGTGTGAAGATTGATTACGAGCAAGGCTTACTGGCTCACTCTGACGGAGACGTCGCCCTACACGCGCTATGTGATGCACTGTTGGGCGCGTTAGCCTTAGGCGATATTGGTGGTCACTTCCCCGATACTGATGCACAGTTTAAAGGTGCAGATAGCCGTGCATTATTACGCCACGTAATGACGCTCGTTAATGAGCATGGTTACGAGATAGGCAACCTTGATTTAACCATAGTCGCTCAAGCGCCCAAAATGGCGCCGCATATTCAAGCCATGCGTGAAAACATCCGCCAAGACGTAAACGCGCAATTAAACCAAGTGAATGTAAAAGCCACTACCACTGAAAAGCTTGGCTTTGCCGGGCGAAAAGAAGGGATCGCGTGCTATGCGGTGGTGCTATTGAACAAAAGCATAGCGGCATAA
- the ispD gene encoding 2-C-methyl-D-erythritol 4-phosphate cytidylyltransferase encodes MSTAPLYTVVVPAAGIGQRMQADRPKQYLTIAGKTILEHTLENLYAHPQIEQIIVAINPLDQYFDSLPIASKTWVKRVDGGGERADSVLAGLNSLQNADWVLVHDAARPCLAQDDLSKLLATAEHSEHGAILACRVRDTMKRGNSSHDILHTESRDNLWHALTPQFFPLDALRSALGQAMAQGIEITDEASAIEWVQGKVHLVEGRSSNIKVTQPEDLHLAEFYLQHKATL; translated from the coding sequence ATGTCAACTGCTCCCCTGTACACCGTTGTTGTGCCCGCTGCAGGAATAGGTCAACGTATGCAAGCCGACAGGCCCAAACAATATTTGACCATAGCCGGTAAGACCATTTTGGAGCACACCCTAGAGAACCTGTACGCTCACCCTCAAATTGAACAAATCATTGTCGCGATAAACCCATTAGATCAATACTTTGACAGCTTGCCCATTGCTAGCAAAACCTGGGTAAAGCGGGTTGATGGTGGCGGTGAACGCGCAGACTCAGTTTTAGCAGGCCTAAACAGCCTTCAAAACGCTGATTGGGTACTCGTGCATGATGCCGCGCGCCCTTGCCTCGCCCAAGACGACTTAAGCAAACTTTTGGCCACAGCCGAGCATTCAGAGCATGGCGCGATCCTCGCCTGCCGAGTGCGAGACACGATGAAACGCGGAAATTCGTCGCACGATATATTGCACACTGAGAGCCGTGACAATCTATGGCACGCTTTAACACCGCAGTTTTTTCCTTTAGATGCGCTGCGTAGCGCTTTGGGTCAAGCAATGGCTCAAGGCATAGAAATTACCGATGAAGCCTCTGCCATAGAATGGGTGCAAGGTAAGGTACATTTAGTTGAAGGGCGAAGCAGTAACATTAAAGTTACCCAACCAGAGGACTTACATTTGGCCGAATTTTATCTACAACACAAGGCAACTTTATGA
- the truD gene encoding tRNA pseudouridine(13) synthase TruD, protein MQINHWQYLSSKPESTGIFKQQPDDFVVQEILGYEPVGEGEHIYLWVRKEGLNTAYLAEQIAKFAQLPLRAVTYAGRKDKHSVSEQWFGVHKPGKAEYDWSALNVPGATVLKAIRHNKKLRTGVLKGNKFTILMRDVTPSDDLAQRIAQVSLSGAPNYYGPQRFGDSRYDPKGSNLMLAEKMINGEVIRNRNKRSMAISALRSWLFNEVLSERINAGDFAQPLEGDVMSLAGNASYFVSDDIDDTIKQRLATRDITISAPLWGKGELASTGSALAFEKSVVMNHPKITKTLASLGLEQERRPIVLYPSNLTWAWEQNNLRIAFELPAGTFATSVLREILNVESVDTGPSE, encoded by the coding sequence ATGCAAATTAACCATTGGCAGTACCTAAGTAGCAAGCCCGAATCAACTGGCATATTCAAACAGCAACCTGATGATTTTGTGGTGCAAGAAATTCTCGGTTATGAGCCTGTCGGGGAAGGCGAACATATTTATCTGTGGGTACGAAAAGAAGGCTTAAATACCGCTTATTTGGCGGAGCAGATCGCTAAGTTTGCGCAGCTACCATTGCGCGCGGTTACCTACGCTGGGCGCAAAGACAAACACTCAGTTAGCGAGCAATGGTTTGGTGTGCACAAACCCGGTAAAGCAGAATATGATTGGTCGGCGCTTAATGTACCGGGTGCCACCGTACTCAAAGCTATTCGTCACAATAAAAAGCTACGAACTGGTGTATTAAAAGGTAATAAGTTTACTATTTTGATGCGCGACGTTACCCCCAGCGACGACTTAGCACAACGCATTGCGCAAGTGAGCCTGTCAGGTGCCCCTAATTACTATGGCCCCCAAAGATTTGGTGATAGCCGCTATGATCCCAAGGGCAGTAATTTGATGCTTGCTGAAAAAATGATTAACGGTGAAGTTATTCGCAACCGTAATAAGCGCTCAATGGCTATCTCGGCATTACGTTCTTGGTTATTTAACGAGGTACTGAGCGAACGTATCAATGCAGGGGATTTTGCCCAGCCCTTAGAAGGCGATGTAATGTCTTTAGCGGGCAACGCAAGCTATTTTGTTAGCGATGATATCGACGATACCATCAAGCAACGCTTAGCCACACGAGACATAACCATATCTGCACCTTTGTGGGGTAAAGGCGAGCTTGCGTCCACCGGCTCAGCATTAGCATTTGAAAAAAGCGTTGTCATGAACCACCCCAAGATAACGAAAACGTTAGCCAGTCTAGGCTTGGAGCAAGAAAGACGTCCTATTGTTTTATACCCAAGCAACCTGACATGGGCGTGGGAGCAAAATAATCTGCGCATTGCGTTTGAATTACCCGCCGGCACATTTGCCACGTCAGTTTTGCGAGAAATTTTAAATGTCGAATCTGTCGATACGGGGCCCAGCGAATGA
- the ftsB gene encoding cell division protein FtsB, which translates to MKVVPILLFVLLAALQYRLWFGKNSIPEYVAMEKSVAEQAEQNTELLQRNNLLKADIQDLKVGLEAVEERARNELGLIKQGETFYRILPSEE; encoded by the coding sequence ATGAAAGTAGTCCCCATACTCCTTTTCGTTCTGTTGGCTGCGCTGCAATATCGCTTATGGTTTGGTAAAAACAGTATTCCAGAGTACGTCGCCATGGAAAAATCGGTGGCAGAGCAAGCCGAGCAAAACACTGAGCTATTGCAGCGTAATAATTTGCTCAAAGCTGACATTCAAGACCTAAAAGTAGGCCTGGAAGCGGTTGAAGAGCGAGCAAGAAACGAACTTGGCCTCATTAAGCAAGGCGAAACCTTCTATCGAATACTCCCAAGCGAAGAATAG
- a CDS encoding DUF2062 domain-containing protein, with product MQLLAKLLKALNSDDSPWQLAFGVMLGMIMGLTPFLGLHSIIILFIVLFLRVNLSTFLLAYALFSGLTLMLNPMMASIGESLLTSANLTSMWTSLYNSTFGQLTQFYHTLTLGSLLFSLILAPFILVISKMLVVQYRVRFMQWVNKLKLVQFLKSSRIYQIYQTLGE from the coding sequence ATGCAACTTTTAGCAAAATTACTGAAAGCCCTAAACTCGGACGATAGTCCTTGGCAGTTGGCTTTTGGCGTCATGTTAGGGATGATAATGGGGCTCACTCCATTCTTAGGCCTACACAGCATCATTATTTTATTCATTGTACTTTTTCTAAGAGTTAACCTTAGTACTTTCTTACTCGCTTATGCGCTGTTTTCCGGGCTTACATTAATGCTTAACCCTATGATGGCAAGTATCGGCGAATCCCTACTGACCTCAGCTAATTTAACCTCTATGTGGACCAGCTTATATAACTCCACATTTGGTCAACTTACCCAGTTTTACCACACACTTACCTTGGGAAGCTTATTGTTCAGTCTAATTTTAGCGCCGTTCATTTTGGTTATCAGTAAGATGTTAGTCGTGCAATATCGCGTGCGTTTTATGCAATGGGTGAACAAACTAAAACTGGTGCAGTTCCTCAAAAGCAGTCGTATATACCAAATTTATCAGACGCTAGGAGAATAA
- a CDS encoding TIGR03545 family protein — protein MQKLIRWPGLIAFFVVTGLFAAILIVFLDLWIKLAAIKSLESTTGAEVNIAQVSHTFSPFGVSLTGVQLTDPATPTQNQVQADEITAQIELAPLLLRKVIIDDLTVSGVQFAQPRDSEGAVYRTAKAAIKEELQEAFDPKNLPSVDEILAKSPLKTTKAVEETQAAYKKHSEILKQKYAQLPSKDALENYKKRVEAITDTDYKNPLELAKAKEEFDALRAEIKADKAKITEFKDAVSDAKNDMAPRLAELKAAPGDDYAQLQGLIAGDEGAIKDVTTMVFGEKAGEFSQYVLSAYDLAAPMLAKSKEEQAEEEAYNGRWVAFDDTAALPDFLVRNADVSVTWRNESVLSVWHDITNEHDKIGRPTTFKVDSSASSLWQSLKLNGDFWLNDAGVKANQDWNLRGLALSDVSLLNQEKLSSTLLEGLLSSSGKASIDKNVISGTGNAALSQLDLSATGSNNLTNVIAETLSGLSNLTINADIGGILGDMDLSFSSDLDKQLAKVMLNNLTGDQSSKLGELKQKLNAKIEGPLGATDSEMSQWLDWEKLADGDLSSMQSMLDSKLNSVVDKKKEELTDKLKDKLKGKLFN, from the coding sequence ATGCAGAAACTTATTCGTTGGCCTGGGCTTATCGCTTTTTTTGTTGTCACCGGCCTTTTTGCTGCCATTCTCATCGTATTCCTCGATTTGTGGATAAAACTTGCAGCCATCAAGAGCTTGGAATCAACCACCGGGGCGGAAGTTAATATAGCTCAAGTGAGTCATACCTTCTCACCATTTGGCGTGAGCCTCACGGGGGTTCAATTAACGGATCCGGCTACGCCTACCCAGAATCAAGTCCAGGCAGATGAAATCACCGCACAAATCGAGCTAGCACCTCTACTTCTGCGCAAGGTTATCATCGATGATTTAACGGTCAGTGGGGTGCAGTTTGCTCAACCTAGGGACTCAGAAGGGGCCGTGTATCGCACCGCCAAGGCGGCGATTAAGGAAGAGTTACAAGAAGCATTCGATCCTAAAAATTTACCCAGTGTCGATGAAATACTGGCCAAGTCGCCTTTGAAAACCACGAAAGCAGTGGAAGAAACTCAAGCCGCTTATAAAAAGCATAGCGAAATATTGAAACAAAAGTATGCACAACTTCCAAGCAAAGACGCGTTAGAAAACTACAAAAAGCGCGTTGAAGCCATTACCGATACGGACTATAAAAACCCCCTTGAATTAGCGAAAGCCAAAGAAGAGTTTGATGCTTTGCGAGCAGAGATTAAAGCGGACAAAGCTAAGATCACCGAGTTTAAAGATGCTGTAAGTGATGCAAAAAACGATATGGCTCCACGCCTTGCTGAACTCAAGGCAGCCCCAGGTGACGATTACGCTCAGTTGCAAGGGTTAATTGCCGGCGATGAGGGCGCAATTAAAGACGTTACCACTATGGTGTTTGGCGAAAAGGCTGGTGAATTCAGTCAATATGTATTGAGCGCCTATGATTTAGCGGCTCCAATGTTAGCAAAAAGCAAAGAAGAACAAGCCGAAGAAGAAGCCTACAATGGTCGCTGGGTGGCATTCGATGATACCGCTGCATTACCTGATTTTTTAGTCCGAAATGCGGATGTATCTGTTACTTGGCGCAATGAAAGTGTACTCAGCGTGTGGCACGATATCACCAATGAGCATGATAAAATTGGTCGCCCTACTACCTTCAAAGTGGACTCAAGCGCAAGTTCATTATGGCAATCACTGAAGTTAAATGGTGATTTCTGGCTTAATGATGCTGGAGTAAAGGCCAATCAAGATTGGAATTTGCGTGGCTTAGCGTTATCAGATGTTTCACTGTTAAACCAAGAAAAGCTTTCTTCCACCTTGCTTGAAGGTTTGCTATCTAGCTCAGGTAAAGCCAGCATTGATAAAAACGTTATTTCAGGTACTGGCAATGCGGCATTAAGTCAGTTGGATTTATCTGCCACTGGCAGTAACAACCTAACAAACGTTATCGCTGAAACCTTGTCAGGCTTAAGCAATTTAACAATTAACGCTGATATCGGCGGTATTCTTGGCGATATGGATCTCAGCTTTAGTTCTGATTTAGACAAACAATTGGCCAAGGTCATGCTCAATAACTTAACGGGCGACCAAAGCAGTAAACTGGGTGAGCTTAAACAGAAACTCAACGCCAAAATTGAAGGCCCCTTAGGCGCAACCGATTCAGAAATGAGCCAGTGGCTGGATTGGGAAAAACTCGCAGATGGTGACTTAAGCAGTATGCAAAGCATGCTTGATAGTAAGTTGAACAGCGTGGTTGATAAGAAAAAAGAAGAGCTAACCGACAAGCTAAAAGATAAGTTAAAAGGAAAGCTGTTTAATTAA